A stretch of DNA from Halioglobus japonicus:
TGTCTTTGGGTGTTGGGCTGCAGCAAGAGCCTGGATAAGGCTGGAACATGCCCTAAATTTGTCACTACAAAAAGTGATGTCCCAATCCCGAACCCAGTGACCTATTTGATGCCCAGATACTTTAGTTTGCGATAAAACGTTGCGCGACTCATGCCAAGCAATCGCGCTGCTTCTGTACGATTTCCACCCGTCTGCTCCAACGCAAGAACTATGTCTTGTTCGAGGCTCGATTGTTTGCTTGCACCTTGAAGAGTGGCGACCTCCTGGTGCTGAATCTCGGGCGGGAGATCGTGAAGACTGATCGAATCATTTCGGCAGTGAATGGTGGCGAACTGAATGGCGCTCTTAAGCTCCCGCACATTTCCAGGCCAGTTATAGTTCTCGAGTAAGTGCATTACTGGATTGGCTAAGGGGTTCATGGCCTTGCCTGTAGCCAGCCGCATTTCAGCCAAAAATGCCTCAGCAAGCAGCGGGATATCCTGACTTCGCTCTCTCAGCGCAGGGACAATGATTCTCCCTACGCGCAATCTGTATAGAAAGTCACTACGGAACGTGCCTTCTCTTACAGCATCGGCTAGATTCCTGTTAGTGGCTGCGATGATACGAACGTCGATCTGTTGCGTGTCTACCTGTCCTATGGGTGCTACTTCTGCTGATTCTATAGCTCGCAATAAACTGATCTGTACCTCATCTGAGATGTCCCCAATTTCATCGAGGAATAAAGTCCCTCCCTCGGCAGCCTGGAAGTAGCCAAGCTGGTCCTTAATGGCTCCCGAAAATGCGCCGCGCCGGTGCCCAAAGAGCTGACTCCCTAGCAGGGAGTCAGTAAGTGCGCCGCTATTGACTGCAACGAAAGGGCCCTTGCTCCTTTGGCTTGCGGCGTGAATCGCCCTTGCAACAAGCTCTTTCCCCGAGCCTGTTTCACCTTCGATCAATACGGTCCAATCGCCAGTCGCCACATCGTTGATGACTCTGTACAGGTTCTGCATTGGTGGGCTTTTTCCAATCATTTGTCCGAACCGGCTCTTGTCTAATTGTCTTTGCAGTTGCCTCAGTTTTTCGTCAGCTTGATCTCTCTCGGAGAGATCTTTAACCATGCCAATGAATAGCGCGGTATCTTTGACTTTGGTTTCAGTAATCGTCAAATGAACAGGGAATTCCTCGCCGTCTCTCTTGAGTCCAAGGACTTCCCGTCCCTGGCCAATCACTTTGCTATCTCCTGTATCGAGATAGTTCGAGATATAGCTGTCGTGTTCCAGTCGATATGGCGCGGGCATCAGGGTGCTTACGTTGGCGCCGACCAGTTCTTCGCCGGAGTATCCAAACATCTTTTCCCCTTGTTGGTTGATGGATTCAATGACGCCAGATTGATCTATCGTGATGATTGCCTCATAGGCGCTGTCGAGAATTGCGTGTAGGCGCTGCTGCTCGTCGGACAACTCATTAACAGCTTGATTCCTTTCGTCATCAGCGCGCAATGCGAAGATCGCGTTTGCGCAGGTTTGGAGGAAGGGCGATAAGTCTTCGATGAGTTTTTCGTCATAGCCATCCGGGCGATTTGCAATACCAACCATACCAATCATGCGTCCTGCGCTATGCAGTGGGAGACCCAGAAATGACCTTAGCTCTGGGTGGCCCAGTGGCAGCCCGCCGCGTCGAGGATCCTCAGCCGGGGCATTCGCCACGACAGGTTTGCCTTCAGTCATGACGTGACCAAAGAGCGTTTTCAAATTGTGGAACTCAAGGCCGTTCGGCGCGTTTTCTTCAAAGTGTTTGCGAGTGTACTCGTTCCAGGCGATGTTGGTAATGGCATGCGTTCGGAGGTAGACAGCTCCCTCTTCGTTGAGATGTGTCTCTCCGATAAAGCCGTACTCGCTATCCCCGAGCTCCAGCAAAGCGTCAAGAAGTCCGTCAAACAGCTGTTGTCTATCTACTGTCCCTATCAATTGAGACTGCGCGCGGGTCATGGCGCCCAGTAGACGCATGTACCAGTCAGGGGAATGTTGTGTGTCCATGATGAGCCTATGTGTCTTGTGAGACAGTTGATTGTCTCGATCAGTGTCTCAGGAGTGTAGCAGACATGCTTGCAGTATTCTAAGCATCTGAAAAATATGAATAAATATTGGCACTTATCGCTGGCATGATACTTGCAAAATCCCATTGCCTGGAGCAGAACTGGGCAGAGAAGTTGAACGTTAGCGAGAAGGAGAGCATGTGCTTATTGTGACTCGGCGAATTGGCGAGAGCCTGAAAATTGGTCAATTGGAGGATGTTCTTGAAGGGCCAGTTACCGTCACGGTGCTGGGAATGAAGGGCAATCAGGTTCGAATCGGCATTGATGCCCAACGAAGCATGCGCGTAGATCGTGAGGAGATACGCGAAAGGATTGATGCGGAGTGTGACGAGCGAAAGCGTAAAACACTGACACTCACCAAAACGGCAGGAGGTGGCATTTGATCCGGTGAGGATGTTCGGAACGTAATAATTTTTAGGACGCCTACTGAGTGACTAAACAGACTTGAGAGGTGAGCGAAAATGAGCGTGGCATTTGAATCTGGCGGTTTAGACAGAACCCCCATTAACTGGACGAGAAATACTGAGAAACACACCAGTGTCAGAGACGCGGAGTTGCCTTCCTGGCGGAAACTGCTTCAAGAGAAGTTGGCAAACGCCAAAAAGAACCAGCCAGGCTGACACTCCCACGGTAAGCAGTTCCTGAGGCCGATGTGTTGGTTGTAGGGCCGCATCAAGATCGAACCGGGAAGCTTAAACATGGCGACAGATATTGAAAGAACAGAAATGTTCGTCTTTCGTCGTGATCTGCGTGTGCAAGACAATGCGGCACTATTTGCCCATGAGAAAGCTCAGAGATTGTTGTGCGTTTATGTGGAGGAGCCCAGTCAACCCTGGTTTCAGGTTCGGGGCGTTGGCGAGCAGCGCAGTAGGTTTCTGCGCGAGAGCTTGTGTAGTCTGCAGGCGGAGTTACGTTCGGTAGGACAAGACCTCCTGTATGTGAAGGGCTATGTGCATCAGGTAATACCTCGTCTAGCAGCTCGCTTCAATGTCGCACGCATCAACATTGCCTCGGTTCCTGGCGTCCATGAACAGGCCTCGGTGGAGCGGCTGACACACTCTCTGAGTGTTCCGCTCAACGTGTTGCCAGGCAATCAGCTTTTTCCGCCGTCGAGTCTGGATGCCTGGATGCCCAGCTTGCCGCCACACTTCACACCATTCTGCAAAGCGTTAATGAAGCGCAGGATCGAGTCCCCTTTGGAAGTGGCCTCGTTACCTCCACCGCCAGTAGGCCTGGATGCATACAAGATTCCGGCACCCACCACTCGGGCTCACCCCGCTTTCGCCTTCAAGGGTGGGGAGCAAGCGGCGAGGGTGCGTCTGGAAACCTGGATGTTTCGTGAACGCTCTGTAGATCATTATCTCGAAAGCCGAAATGATCTTGAGGGACTTTTTTCTTCCTCCAATCTTTCGCCGTGGCTCGCGAATGGCAGCTTGTCTGTCCGCTCAGTCGCCAAGTCGTTGTTTGAGTATGAGCGAGAATATGGCAAGAGCCGCTCAAGTGAGCACTTGCTGAAAGAACTGCTGTGGCGAGAGTTTTTCCAGTGGCGTGCATTGCGCGATCCCGCAAGTCTGTTCCATCGGGGTGGCGCACGACGCCGCCTTACCCTGTGTACGTTCGAGCCGCGCAGTTATGCGCGATGGTGTGCCGGCTCCACAGACGTACCGTTGGTGAACGCATTGATGCATCAGTTGGTCGAGACGGGTTGGATGAGCAACCGCGGGCGCCAGATTGCAGCCAGTTACCTTATTAATGAAATGGGCATGGACTGGCGTTACGGGGCAGCATTTTTTGAAAAGCACCTTATCGATTATGACGTGGCGAGCAATTATGGCAATTGGCAGTACATTGCCGGTGTCGGTGCAGACCCTCGTGGAGGGCGGCATTTCAACCAGGAAAAACAGGCCGCTTTGTACGACAAAGACGGCACGTTCACGGCGCGCTGGCGAGGTCATTGCCAGCCCCAGCCCGAGTATGTGAATGACGCGGCAGACTGGCCCATGTCGATACCTGAAAACCATGCTGCTGAGAGTGCGGTCGTCGATGAGTAAGCCCTTGCCCGCAGCCACCCTTTACTACGATGGGCGCTGTCCGCTGTGCCTGCGGGAAATGGACAAGCTGGCGACGCTGAAATCCGATGAATTACAATTGGTGGATATTCACGGTATTCTCGCCGAACCTGGCATGCCCGATCGGGATACCCTGTTGCGGGATCTGCATATGCGCCTAGCCGACGGGCAATGGCTCACCGGTGTCGACGCCAACGTCAGGGCCTGGACATACGCCGGACGTGGCGCGTGGCTGTCCTGGTTGCGGTGGCCGGTCATTCGTCAGCTGGCTGATGTTGGGTACGCGCTCTGGGCAGGCTGGCGTTACCGACGTCTGTATGGTTCGGGCGACGAGGGCGCCAACTGCAATCACTAGGTGGCGCGGCGTGCCGGCGCCAGCCGTGCTTGTTCCTTGCCAGCCCAGGCCAGAATAGCAGTTTGCTCACTTTCTGGTTTGCGCTGCCAGTTGCGCATGGCGAGGCCCATTCTCGGATTGTTGCTGAAGCGCACCTCGTGGCGGTGCAGAAACGCCCAATAGAGACTGTTATAGGGGCACGCGCCATCACCGGTTGTTTGTGTCGGCTTGTAGCGACAGTGCTTACAGTGATCGCCCTGGCGCTGGATATACTTGCCGGTGGCGGCGTAGGGCTTGCTCGCCATCAGGCCATTGTCGCCGGACAGCGCCATTCCCAGGGTATTGGGTAACTCCACCCATTCGAATGCGTCTATGTAAACCCCGAGATACCAATCGCAGACCTCGGCCACGTCCAGACCGGTTAGCAATGCGAAGTTACCGATGACCATTAGCCGCTGGATGTGATGGGCATAGCCCAACTGCAATGATTGATCGAGCGCCTTGTGCAGGCAGTGCAAGTCGGTATCGGCGTTCCAGAAGAAAGCGGGCAGGGGAGCCGAGGCTTCGAGGCCGTTGCGCTGCGCGTACTCAGGCATGGAATACCAGTATATGCCGCGCACATACTCGCGCCAGCCGAGGATCTGGCGAATAAACCCTTCCGCCGCTGATAGCTCGCAATGGCCTTCGCGCCAGGCGTCTTCCACGGCTTCGCAGACTTCCAGTGGGTCTAACAGGCCGACATTCAGGTACGGGGATAGCAGGCTGTGGTAAAGCCAGGGAAAGTCTTCAGCCATGGCATCCTGGTAGGTGCCAAACAGCGGCAGGCAGTAACTGGCAAAGTGTTGCAGCCGCTGTAGTGCCTGCGGCCGGGTAACGGCCCAGTGGAATGTATCAAGATCGCCGGGATTGTCGGGAAAGCGGCGATTGACCAGGCTGATGACCTCGTCTAGTACCGGGTCGTTTTCGCTGGCGCACAGTGGCGGCGGAGTGTGCTTGTTGCGCCAGCCTTTGCGGTTTTCCTTGTCGTAGTTCCACTGCCCGCCAGCAGGCTTATCTCCTTCCATCAGCACACTGTAACGGCGCCGCATCAGCCGATAGAAGTACTCCATGCGCAGCTGCTTGCGGCCGCTGGCCCAGTCGTCGAAGGTGTCTCGATCGCACAAGAACCGATCGTCAGTCGTCCACTTAAGCGGGACTGCCCTGCGCGTGGACCAGGCGTCAAGAAGGCTCTGAACGCGGAATTCGCCAGGCTCGCAGCATACTACCTCGGCAAAGTGTTCTTGGTTCCATACCTGGTCGAGCGCGTCGCAGAGACTGTCGATGTTGTCATCCAGCGTCAGGTATTCGACGGTGAAGCCCCGTGCCTGCAGCTCATCACGAAAGTGACGCATGGCTGCGAATATAAACGCCAGTTTATGGCGATTGTGTTTGGTGTAATTTGCCTCGTCAGCCACTTCCGCCATCAGGACGGTGTCCATCCCAGGGCGAGCGTCTGCCAATGCTGCGCGATCAAGGGTGAGTTGGTCTCCTAGAACAAGAATCAGACGCGGTTCCATAAGCGACTATCGCGTGAATACCATGATGTGTTGCTTGGGCAGCACGTCGAGCACCGTCTCAAGTGTCAGGCCTACAGCGGCCATCTCGCGCTCTACCTGCTTTTTAGTCATGGTGTGCAGACGCTTGATACCGATGCTCGGGTCTTCACCCCGATATTCGACCAATACCACGCGGCCCCGCTCAGACAGCGATGCCACCACCGCCTCCATGACTTCCCGGGGGCAAGAAAACTCGTGGTAAGCATCTACCAGCAGGACCAGGTCAACGCTGTAGCCTGCCAGCGCCGGGTCGCATTCGGTGGCCTGCACCGGCACCACGTTGGTAGCCCCTGTGTAATCGATTCGTTGTTCCAGGATTTGTAGCATTTCGGGCTGGATATCCACGGCCAGGACCTGACCCTGTGGAACTTTCTCTGCCAGAGGAAACGCGAAGAAACCCGTGCCTGCGCCCAGGTCGACGATGGTGTCATCCGCTTGGGGCTGGATACTGCTGAGCAGCAAGTCAGTACGTTCCTCGCGCTCGCGCTGAGGGCGCTCCAACCAACCCGCGCCGAGGTGACCCATGACATGTGAGATTTCACGGCCCATATAAACCTTGCCGATACCATCTCTGTTGGGCCGCACTTGTTCGTAGTGGCCAGGGTTGCTCTCACTCGCTATGCAGCCGAACACCGTAAGCAGCATTATCAGGGTAATGGCCAGGCTGGCTGGGCGAGTTGGCTTTGCGGCTTTCATCTACTCGTGCTCTAACTACCGGGCGACTCGGGGCGCGCAGGCCCGGGGTGCCGCGGAGGTGATGTTATCCTGGGCGGTGGAAGCCACAGATTTTATGGCCGTCCGGATCGAGGAAGTAGCACAGGTAAACGTCGCCCATGTCTCCGGTACGTACGCCGGGCGGTTCTTCGATACTCTGACCGCCGTTGGCAATGGCCACGTCGTGAAACTCCTTGATCTGCTCCGGTGAATCGCAGGTAAATCCGATGGTGGAGCCGTTCGCCACACTGGGCGGCTCCTCGTTAATGGGTTGTGTCAGGCAGAACGTAGAGCCGTTGTGCAAGTAGAAAAGTCGCAGTTGCCCGGTGGCGTTCGTGTGCTCTATCGGCGCGCCAGCCCCCAGAACGCCTAGTACGGCATTGTAAAATGTACGCGAGGCCTTTATGTCGTCAGTGCCAATCATTACGTGGTTGATCATATTCCTGCTCCCAGGTCGATTTATTGTCATTCACGCAAGGTAGGCAGTACCCTGCGTGGATCTTGAACGGTATACGGGGGAGGCGTGGAAGTCGATTAACCTGTGATGATAGCAATGCGATAGCGACGAAATTGATCCGCCGCTGTTACCGGAAGTACAGAACTAGCGGTTACCCCCGATCTGACTGATTAGCGCACTGGTCAGTTCTGCCAGCTCTTCAGCCGGGTGTTCGAACTTGAGGCCCGCGTGATAGAGCTCCGTTTTACCCATGCTGATGGTTTCCTGGCGGACCACACGAGCGCGCAGCTTCAGGCTGTGCTTGTCGTCGAACGTGCTGATTACCGCCTGTAAGGATTGACCAATTTCCAGGGGTTCCGGCACGGTAACACCCAGCCCCCCGGCGGAAATATCCTCCAGTGAAGCTTTGAGTTCGTCGCCTTCAAACTGCAGGTCGAGGCGCTGGTGCAGGCGCGCATGCTCGCGCTGACCGTCACTGTCACCGGACTGGGCCAGCCGCAGCAGGATAGCTTCCAGTTCGTCCTGGTCGCGTGTCGCCATACTGGTAAAGCGCACCGCCAGGCCTTCACCGGCACCTTCATCCAGCTTCCAGCTGCGCAAGTACTTCGCATCGATGGTAATGGGGGTGCCTTGGATGCCCGGAATAATGACCTTGAGCGTGTCGCTGCTGACCATTTTGACCTTGTCCACCTTGATTGCCGCGCCGCCCCAGGAAATGTCCTGCAGGCGAGCGGCCGTTGGTGTTTCGTCACCGGGCCAGAGTAGTTTGATGGGCGCCGCGACGGCAATGCGCATGTGACGGCGCCGTT
This window harbors:
- a CDS encoding VOC family protein yields the protein MINHVMIGTDDIKASRTFYNAVLGVLGAGAPIEHTNATGQLRLFYLHNGSTFCLTQPINEEPPSVANGSTIGFTCDSPEQIKEFHDVAIANGGQSIEEPPGVRTGDMGDVYLCYFLDPDGHKICGFHRPG
- a CDS encoding cryptochrome/photolyase family protein; translation: MEPRLILVLGDQLTLDRAALADARPGMDTVLMAEVADEANYTKHNRHKLAFIFAAMRHFRDELQARGFTVEYLTLDDNIDSLCDALDQVWNQEHFAEVVCCEPGEFRVQSLLDAWSTRRAVPLKWTTDDRFLCDRDTFDDWASGRKQLRMEYFYRLMRRRYSVLMEGDKPAGGQWNYDKENRKGWRNKHTPPPLCASENDPVLDEVISLVNRRFPDNPGDLDTFHWAVTRPQALQRLQHFASYCLPLFGTYQDAMAEDFPWLYHSLLSPYLNVGLLDPLEVCEAVEDAWREGHCELSAAEGFIRQILGWREYVRGIYWYSMPEYAQRNGLEASAPLPAFFWNADTDLHCLHKALDQSLQLGYAHHIQRLMVIGNFALLTGLDVAEVCDWYLGVYIDAFEWVELPNTLGMALSGDNGLMASKPYAATGKYIQRQGDHCKHCRYKPTQTTGDGACPYNSLYWAFLHRHEVRFSNNPRMGLAMRNWQRKPESEQTAILAWAGKEQARLAPARRAT
- a CDS encoding carbon storage regulator, with protein sequence MLIVTRRIGESLKIGQLEDVLEGPVTVTVLGMKGNQVRIGIDAQRSMRVDREEIRERIDAECDERKRKTLTLTKTAGGGI
- a CDS encoding class I SAM-dependent methyltransferase; protein product: MKAAKPTRPASLAITLIMLLTVFGCIASESNPGHYEQVRPNRDGIGKVYMGREISHVMGHLGAGWLERPQREREERTDLLLSSIQPQADDTIVDLGAGTGFFAFPLAEKVPQGQVLAVDIQPEMLQILEQRIDYTGATNVVPVQATECDPALAGYSVDLVLLVDAYHEFSCPREVMEAVVASLSERGRVVLVEYRGEDPSIGIKRLHTMTKKQVEREMAAVGLTLETVLDVLPKQHIMVFTR
- a CDS encoding sigma 54-interacting transcriptional regulator → MRLLGAMTRAQSQLIGTVDRQQLFDGLLDALLELGDSEYGFIGETHLNEEGAVYLRTHAITNIAWNEYTRKHFEENAPNGLEFHNLKTLFGHVMTEGKPVVANAPAEDPRRGGLPLGHPELRSFLGLPLHSAGRMIGMVGIANRPDGYDEKLIEDLSPFLQTCANAIFALRADDERNQAVNELSDEQQRLHAILDSAYEAIITIDQSGVIESINQQGEKMFGYSGEELVGANVSTLMPAPYRLEHDSYISNYLDTGDSKVIGQGREVLGLKRDGEEFPVHLTITETKVKDTALFIGMVKDLSERDQADEKLRQLQRQLDKSRFGQMIGKSPPMQNLYRVINDVATGDWTVLIEGETGSGKELVARAIHAASQRSKGPFVAVNSGALTDSLLGSQLFGHRRGAFSGAIKDQLGYFQAAEGGTLFLDEIGDISDEVQISLLRAIESAEVAPIGQVDTQQIDVRIIAATNRNLADAVREGTFRSDFLYRLRVGRIIVPALRERSQDIPLLAEAFLAEMRLATGKAMNPLANPVMHLLENYNWPGNVRELKSAIQFATIHCRNDSISLHDLPPEIQHQEVATLQGASKQSSLEQDIVLALEQTGGNRTEAARLLGMSRATFYRKLKYLGIK
- a CDS encoding PilZ domain-containing protein → MKPRQDSLLGQASQDELTACIRLLALNVVQQRSKGEFTSFRDSAEMLRPGSADPNKLELIVGSRNVVEEALELVRTLAAEPKPEQADEVAAKPEERRRHMRIAVAAPIKLLWPGDETPTAARLQDISWGGAAIKVDKVKMVSSDTLKVIIPGIQGTPITIDAKYLRSWKLDEGAGEGLAVRFTSMATRDQDELEAILLRLAQSGDSDGQREHARLHQRLDLQFEGDELKASLEDISAGGLGVTVPEPLEIGQSLQAVISTFDDKHSLKLRARVVRQETISMGKTELYHAGLKFEHPAEELAELTSALISQIGGNR
- a CDS encoding thiol-disulfide oxidoreductase DCC family protein translates to MSKPLPAATLYYDGRCPLCLREMDKLATLKSDELQLVDIHGILAEPGMPDRDTLLRDLHMRLADGQWLTGVDANVRAWTYAGRGAWLSWLRWPVIRQLADVGYALWAGWRYRRLYGSGDEGANCNH
- a CDS encoding DASH family cryptochrome; amino-acid sequence: MATDIERTEMFVFRRDLRVQDNAALFAHEKAQRLLCVYVEEPSQPWFQVRGVGEQRSRFLRESLCSLQAELRSVGQDLLYVKGYVHQVIPRLAARFNVARINIASVPGVHEQASVERLTHSLSVPLNVLPGNQLFPPSSLDAWMPSLPPHFTPFCKALMKRRIESPLEVASLPPPPVGLDAYKIPAPTTRAHPAFAFKGGEQAARVRLETWMFRERSVDHYLESRNDLEGLFSSSNLSPWLANGSLSVRSVAKSLFEYEREYGKSRSSEHLLKELLWREFFQWRALRDPASLFHRGGARRRLTLCTFEPRSYARWCAGSTDVPLVNALMHQLVETGWMSNRGRQIAASYLINEMGMDWRYGAAFFEKHLIDYDVASNYGNWQYIAGVGADPRGGRHFNQEKQAALYDKDGTFTARWRGHCQPQPEYVNDAADWPMSIPENHAAESAVVDE